In Janibacter alkaliphilus, the following proteins share a genomic window:
- a CDS encoding aminoglycoside phosphotransferase family protein encodes MRAEEAAALVPSPFAEQISRHDPEGGPSGADWLAELPRLLAGILDEWGLSVDGSPAWGQTALVVPVRGDVGPAALKVVWPHPEARAEHLALRAWDGRGAVRLLRADPGRWVLLLERLTIEDLGEMWDEEACRVVGGLYRELHLPALPQLPRLSAWTEQQVADLHPRLPRALATRARSLAARLVADPACDATLVHGDLHYANVLSDGTEWVAIDPKPMAGHPAFEVASMLWNRTEEMGTGPAFRYLLRRRVEVLCEAGALAWDDARDWSVVREVVNASWALADGDDARVSLAMTIVKALGD; translated from the coding sequence GTGCGCGCCGAGGAGGCCGCGGCGCTGGTCCCCTCCCCCTTCGCCGAGCAGATCTCGCGGCACGATCCGGAGGGTGGCCCCTCGGGCGCGGACTGGCTGGCCGAGCTGCCCCGGCTGCTCGCCGGGATCCTCGACGAGTGGGGCCTGAGCGTCGACGGCAGCCCCGCGTGGGGGCAGACCGCGCTCGTGGTGCCGGTGCGCGGCGACGTCGGGCCGGCCGCGCTGAAGGTGGTCTGGCCGCACCCGGAGGCCCGTGCCGAGCACCTCGCGCTGCGTGCCTGGGACGGTCGTGGCGCGGTGCGCCTGCTGCGCGCCGACCCGGGCCGCTGGGTGCTGCTGCTGGAGCGGCTGACCATCGAGGACCTCGGCGAGATGTGGGACGAGGAGGCGTGCCGGGTGGTCGGCGGGCTCTACCGGGAGCTGCACCTCCCGGCGCTGCCGCAGCTGCCCCGGCTGTCGGCGTGGACCGAGCAGCAGGTGGCCGACCTGCACCCGCGGCTGCCGCGGGCGCTGGCGACCCGGGCCCGGTCGCTGGCGGCCCGGCTGGTCGCCGACCCGGCGTGCGACGCGACGCTGGTGCACGGCGACCTGCACTACGCCAACGTGCTCTCCGACGGGACGGAGTGGGTGGCCATCGACCCGAAGCCGATGGCCGGGCATCCCGCCTTCGAGGTCGCGTCGATGCTGTGGAACAGGACCGAGGAGATGGGCACCGGGCCCGCCTTCCGCTACCTGCTGCGGCGCCGGGTCGAGGTGCTCTGCGAGGCTGGCGCGCTCGCCTGGGACGACGCCCGGGACTGGTCGGTCGTGCGGGAGGTCGTCAACGCCTCCTGGGCGCTGGCCGACGGCGACGACGCGCGGGTGTCGCTGGCGATGACGATCGTCAAGGCCCTCGGCGACTGA
- the rimP gene encoding ribosome maturation factor RimP has product MSLEQDLRTLLSESLGAGVDVDSVVVTPAGRRRVARVVVERPLPEETGDSPVEPLTLDEIGEITRQVSETLDETDLMGAQPYTLEVTTPGTDRPLTTPAHFRRNVSRLVTLTTADGEVTGRIVSVSGDGVSIETPATKKAPAQRREIPFADITKGAVQVEFNRPTDPTTQES; this is encoded by the coding sequence ATGAGCCTCGAGCAGGACCTCCGCACGCTGCTGTCGGAGTCGCTCGGAGCGGGCGTCGACGTCGACTCGGTGGTGGTCACTCCCGCCGGCCGGCGACGTGTGGCCCGGGTCGTCGTCGAGCGGCCGCTGCCCGAGGAGACCGGCGACAGCCCCGTCGAGCCGCTCACCCTCGACGAGATCGGCGAGATCACCCGCCAGGTCAGCGAGACCCTCGACGAGACCGACCTCATGGGCGCCCAGCCGTACACCCTCGAGGTCACCACGCCGGGCACCGACCGTCCGCTGACGACGCCGGCCCACTTCCGCCGCAACGTCTCCCGGCTGGTCACCCTCACCACCGCCGACGGCGAGGTCACCGGGAGGATCGTGTCCGTCTCCGGTGACGGCGTGAGCATCGAGACCCCGGCCACGAAGAAGGCCCCGGCCCAGCGGCGGGAGATCCCCTTCGCCGACATCACGAAGGGGGCGGTGCAGGTCGAGTTCAACCGCCCCACCGACCCGACGACGCAGGAGAGCTGA
- the nusA gene encoding transcription termination factor NusA, with the protein MDIDIQALKMLEREREIPFDVLVEAIEAALLGAYHRTEGAYRNAHVELDRKQGHVVVWAREESVVEEPDPEGATDEDGEPVVRRRRELGPEFDDTPSGFGRVAASTARQVIHQRMRDLEDEAVLGDFRGKEGDIVAGVIQQSPNPRHVTVDFGTVEGILPLAEQVPGERYPHGERLRCYVVSARRGMRGPEITLSRTHPNLVRKLFALEVPEIADGSVEIAALAREAGHRTKIAVRSTVPGLGAKGACIGPMGQRVRAVMEHLQGEKIDIVDHSEVPQEFIAAALSPSKVQSVTVTDPKLRAARVVVPDYQLSLAIGKEGQNARLAAKLTGWRIDIRPDTPGEAPAGSGDPADQTG; encoded by the coding sequence GTGGACATCGACATCCAGGCCCTGAAGATGCTCGAGCGCGAGCGCGAGATCCCCTTCGACGTGCTCGTCGAGGCGATCGAGGCGGCCCTGCTCGGCGCCTACCACCGCACCGAGGGCGCCTACCGCAACGCCCATGTGGAGCTGGACCGCAAGCAGGGGCACGTCGTCGTCTGGGCCCGTGAGGAGAGCGTCGTCGAGGAGCCCGACCCGGAGGGCGCCACGGACGAGGACGGTGAGCCGGTGGTCCGTCGCCGCCGCGAGCTCGGCCCGGAGTTCGACGACACCCCCAGCGGCTTCGGCCGGGTCGCCGCCTCCACCGCCCGCCAGGTGATCCATCAGCGGATGCGCGACCTCGAGGACGAGGCGGTGCTCGGCGACTTCCGCGGCAAGGAGGGCGACATCGTCGCCGGGGTCATCCAGCAGAGCCCCAACCCGCGGCACGTCACCGTCGACTTCGGCACCGTCGAGGGCATCCTGCCGCTGGCCGAGCAGGTCCCCGGGGAGCGCTACCCGCACGGCGAGCGGCTGCGCTGCTACGTGGTCAGCGCCCGCCGCGGCATGCGTGGCCCGGAGATCACGCTCTCGCGCACCCACCCCAACCTCGTGCGCAAGCTCTTCGCCCTGGAGGTCCCGGAGATCGCCGACGGCAGCGTGGAGATCGCCGCGCTGGCCCGCGAGGCCGGGCACCGCACCAAGATCGCGGTCCGCTCCACCGTCCCCGGGCTGGGCGCGAAGGGGGCCTGCATCGGCCCGATGGGTCAGCGGGTGCGCGCGGTGATGGAGCACCTGCAGGGGGAGAAGATCGACATCGTCGACCACTCCGAGGTGCCGCAGGAGTTCATCGCGGCGGCGCTCTCGCCGTCCAAGGTGCAGTCGGTGACCGTCACCGACCCCAAGCTGCGGGCCGCCCGCGTCGTCGTGCCCGACTACCAGCTCTCGCTGGCGATCGGCAAGGAGGGGCAGAACGCCCGCCTGGCCGCCAAGCTCACCGGCTGGCGCATCGACATCCGGCCCGACACCCCCGGCGAGGCGCCGGCCGGGTCCGGCGACCCCGCTGACCAGACGGGGTGA
- a CDS encoding YlxR family protein, with the protein MQHDRSGLQAAAPHAGPIRTCIGCRSRDSRSDLLRIVAVTDDGGATTAVPDPGARLPGRGAWLHPDIGCFELAVRRRAFPRALRRELRSLEAVREWLETLRSTHD; encoded by the coding sequence GTGCAGCACGACCGGTCTGGACTCCAGGCGGCTGCACCGCACGCAGGTCCGATCAGGACCTGCATCGGGTGCCGCAGCCGGGATAGCCGGTCGGACCTGCTGCGGATCGTCGCGGTGACGGACGACGGTGGCGCCACCACCGCCGTGCCCGACCCGGGCGCTCGCCTGCCGGGGCGTGGAGCCTGGCTCCATCCCGACATCGGCTGCTTCGAGCTCGCGGTACGGCGACGGGCCTTCCCGCGCGCGCTGCGGCGCGAGCTGAGGTCGCTCGAGGCCGTCCGGGAGTGGCTGGAGACGCTGCGCAGCACGCACGACTGA
- the infB gene encoding translation initiation factor IF-2 — protein MAKVRVHELAKELGVSSKSLLAHLGDMGEFVKSASSTIEAPVVRRVKDNPPTPEKATKKAAAKKPATPTSEAPAQASPTPGPASAAPTPGPTPAKPAPGPRPGPAAPSAQPAAAPEPAPASEAPATPAPAVEAPQAPAPERPAAAAPSQDGPTPSAPTPAEASAPRPAAPSPGPKPGGARPGPRPGNNPFASNQGMGTRREGGGGAGPRPGNNPYASNQGMPRPARPGGQQRSGAPAARQGGAAGTGGPRPSPGMMPANSAVARPGERPGGRGGPGGGRGRGPAGGRGPGGGPGGYRGGPGGRGGTQGAFGRGGGKRKQRKSKRAKRAEFEQMQAPSIGGVVVPRGDGSTPVRVRQGASLTDFAEKIDANPASLVTVLFNLGEMATATQSLDEDTFALLGAELGYDISMVSPEEEERELFDSFNIDLDIGVEDEDEDDLQARPPVVTVMGHVDHGKTRLLDAIRQADVAEGEAGGITQHIGAYQIHREHEGQDRALTFIDTPGHEAFTAMRARGAKVTDIAILVVAADDGVMPQTIEALNHAQAADVPIVVAVNKVDVEGADPNKVRGQLTEYNLIAEEFGGDTMFVDVSAKQGLHIDDLLEAVLLTADAALDLRANPDRDARGVAIEANLDKGRGATATVLVQSGTLQVGDSIVTGSAFGRVRAMLDENGDNVEEAGPSRPVQVLGLSSVPRAGDTFVAAPDDRTARQIAEKREAADRQASLAKARKRISLEDLDKVIAEGKIDTLNLILKGDVSGSVEALEDALLQIDVGDDVDLRIIDRGVGAITLNNINLAMASDAIIIGFNVRAEGQNAEVAEREGVEIRYYSVIYQAIEEIEQALKGMLKPEYEEVELGTAEIREVFRSSKFGNIAGSIVRSGEIRRGARSRITRDGVVISENVEVAGLRRFKDDVTEVREGYECGINLGSFNDLREGDLIATYEMREKPRV, from the coding sequence GTGGCCAAGGTCCGTGTCCACGAGCTCGCCAAGGAGCTCGGGGTTTCCAGCAAGTCCCTGCTCGCCCACCTGGGCGACATGGGGGAGTTCGTGAAGTCGGCGAGCTCGACGATCGAGGCGCCCGTGGTGCGCCGCGTCAAGGACAACCCCCCGACGCCCGAGAAGGCGACGAAGAAGGCGGCCGCCAAGAAGCCCGCCACCCCCACCTCTGAGGCTCCGGCCCAGGCGAGCCCGACCCCGGGTCCCGCATCGGCCGCGCCCACCCCCGGTCCGACCCCGGCGAAGCCGGCCCCCGGCCCCCGGCCGGGTCCGGCCGCCCCGTCGGCCCAGCCCGCCGCGGCACCGGAGCCTGCTCCGGCGTCGGAGGCTCCGGCGACGCCGGCACCGGCAGTTGAGGCCCCCCAGGCCCCGGCCCCGGAGCGTCCGGCTGCCGCCGCCCCGAGCCAGGACGGCCCGACCCCGTCGGCGCCCACCCCGGCCGAGGCGTCCGCGCCGCGTCCGGCGGCCCCCAGCCCCGGCCCGAAGCCGGGCGGTGCCCGCCCGGGCCCGCGTCCGGGGAACAACCCCTTCGCCTCGAACCAGGGCATGGGCACCCGCCGCGAGGGCGGCGGGGGCGCCGGCCCGCGTCCGGGCAACAACCCCTACGCCTCCAACCAGGGCATGCCGCGTCCGGCCCGCCCGGGCGGTCAGCAGCGCTCCGGCGCCCCGGCCGCCCGTCAGGGTGGCGCGGCCGGCACCGGCGGCCCGCGTCCCTCGCCCGGCATGATGCCGGCGAACAGCGCGGTGGCCCGTCCCGGTGAGCGTCCCGGCGGCCGTGGTGGCCCCGGCGGCGGTCGCGGTCGTGGCCCGGCCGGCGGTCGTGGCCCCGGCGGCGGACCCGGTGGGTACCGCGGCGGCCCCGGCGGCCGTGGCGGCACCCAGGGTGCCTTCGGTCGTGGCGGCGGCAAGCGAAAGCAGCGCAAGAGCAAGCGCGCGAAGCGGGCCGAGTTCGAGCAGATGCAGGCGCCGTCGATCGGCGGCGTCGTCGTCCCCCGCGGCGACGGCTCCACCCCGGTGCGGGTCCGCCAGGGCGCCTCGCTGACCGACTTCGCCGAGAAGATCGACGCCAACCCGGCGTCGCTGGTCACCGTGCTCTTCAACCTCGGTGAGATGGCCACGGCCACGCAGAGCCTGGACGAGGACACCTTCGCCCTGCTCGGCGCCGAGCTCGGCTACGACATCAGCATGGTCTCCCCGGAGGAGGAGGAGCGCGAGCTCTTCGACTCCTTCAACATCGACCTGGACATCGGTGTCGAGGACGAGGACGAGGACGACCTGCAGGCGCGCCCGCCGGTGGTCACCGTCATGGGTCACGTCGACCACGGCAAGACCCGTCTGCTGGACGCGATCCGGCAGGCGGACGTGGCCGAGGGCGAGGCCGGCGGCATCACCCAGCACATCGGTGCCTACCAGATCCACCGTGAGCACGAGGGCCAGGACCGGGCGCTGACCTTCATCGACACCCCGGGTCACGAGGCGTTCACCGCCATGCGTGCCCGTGGTGCCAAGGTCACCGACATCGCGATCCTCGTGGTCGCGGCCGACGACGGCGTCATGCCGCAGACCATCGAGGCGCTCAACCACGCCCAGGCTGCGGACGTCCCGATCGTCGTCGCGGTCAACAAGGTCGACGTCGAGGGCGCGGACCCGAACAAGGTGCGCGGCCAGCTGACCGAGTACAACCTCATCGCCGAGGAGTTCGGCGGCGACACGATGTTCGTCGACGTCTCGGCCAAGCAGGGTCTGCACATCGACGACCTGCTCGAGGCGGTGCTGCTCACCGCGGACGCCGCCCTCGACCTGCGGGCCAACCCCGACCGGGACGCCCGCGGCGTCGCGATCGAGGCCAACCTCGACAAGGGCCGTGGCGCCACCGCCACCGTGCTCGTCCAGTCCGGCACGCTGCAGGTCGGTGACTCGATCGTCACCGGCTCGGCCTTCGGCCGCGTGCGCGCCATGCTCGACGAGAACGGTGACAACGTCGAGGAGGCCGGTCCCTCGCGGCCGGTGCAGGTGCTCGGTCTGTCCAGCGTGCCGCGCGCCGGCGACACCTTCGTCGCCGCGCCGGACGACCGGACCGCCCGGCAGATCGCCGAGAAGCGGGAGGCGGCCGACCGGCAGGCGTCGCTGGCCAAGGCCCGCAAGCGGATCAGCCTCGAGGACCTGGACAAGGTCATCGCCGAGGGCAAGATCGACACCCTCAACCTCATCCTCAAGGGTGACGTCTCGGGTTCGGTCGAGGCCCTGGAGGACGCGCTGCTGCAGATCGACGTCGGCGACGACGTGGACCTGCGGATCATCGACCGTGGTGTCGGCGCGATCACGCTGAACAACATCAACCTGGCGATGGCCTCCGACGCGATCATCATCGGCTTCAACGTGCGGGCCGAGGGGCAGAACGCCGAGGTGGCCGAGCGCGAGGGCGTGGAGATCCGGTACTACTCGGTGATCTACCAGGCCATCGAGGAGATCGAGCAGGCGCTCAAGGGCATGCTCAAGCCGGAGTACGAAGAGGTCGAGCTCGGCACCGCCGAGATCCGCGAGGTCTTCCGCTCCAGCAAGTTCGGCAACATCGCCGGCTCGATCGTGCGCAGCGGCGAGATCCGCCGCGGGGCACGGTCGCGGATCACCCGCGACGGGGTCGTCATCTCCGAGAACGTCGAGGTCGCCGGCCTGCGACGCTTCAAGGACGACGTCACCGAGGTTCGTGAGGGCTACGAGTGCGGTATCAACCTCGGCAGCTTCAACGACCTGCGCGAGGGTGACCTCATCGCCACCTACGAGATGCGCGAGAAGCCCCGGGTCTGA
- a CDS encoding DUF4190 domain-containing protein, protein MTTPPPPPGSGSGSNQPYDPTGSSPYPSGSGSTGGAGDAAGSNDGSSSGGGSSAYSPSGDSGSLASDPSPYGGQGQPAQDPYGAQPGQSPYGSPQGQDPYGAQGQNPYGSQPGQDPYGQQAAQSPYAAQGQNPYGAAPAPQPGYGQPPANQGQGRTLSIIALVTGILSIPLACCYGGGALIGIAAIVTGYLGKKQSDEIGDNQSSQFGLVGLVLGIVSLVVAVALWVLLAIGLSMDDTYNY, encoded by the coding sequence GTGACCACGCCTCCTCCTCCGCCCGGAAGCGGCTCCGGCAGCAACCAGCCGTACGACCCGACCGGGTCCAGCCCGTACCCGTCCGGCTCCGGCTCGACCGGCGGCGCCGGCGACGCCGCCGGCTCGAACGACGGCAGCTCCAGCGGTGGCGGGTCGAGCGCCTACTCGCCCTCCGGTGACAGCGGCTCCTTGGCCAGCGATCCGTCGCCCTACGGCGGGCAGGGGCAGCCGGCCCAGGACCCGTACGGTGCGCAGCCCGGGCAGAGCCCGTACGGCTCGCCGCAGGGGCAGGACCCCTACGGTGCCCAGGGGCAGAACCCCTACGGCAGCCAGCCCGGCCAGGACCCCTACGGCCAGCAGGCCGCGCAGAGCCCCTACGCGGCCCAGGGGCAGAACCCCTACGGCGCTGCGCCCGCGCCGCAGCCGGGCTACGGGCAGCCGCCGGCCAACCAGGGGCAGGGGCGCACCCTGAGCATCATCGCGCTGGTCACCGGGATCCTCTCGATCCCGCTGGCGTGCTGCTACGGCGGCGGTGCGCTCATCGGTATCGCCGCGATCGTCACCGGATACCTCGGCAAGAAGCAGTCCGACGAGATCGGGGACAACCAGAGCAGCCAGTTCGGGCTGGTCGGCCTCGTCCTGGGCATCGTCTCGCTCGTCGTCGCGGTCGCCCTGTGGGTGCTCCTCGCCATCGGGCTGAGCATGGACGACACGTACAACTACTGA
- a CDS encoding DUF4190 domain-containing protein yields the protein MTTPPPASPPPAPGPPPGGAGPVDHPDGTKILVLGILGLVCCSFLGPFAWVMGNRVMAEIDASPGRYSNRQTVNIGRILGIIATVLLVIGVIFGIITAVTGGFSAEVST from the coding sequence ATGACCACGCCTCCTCCCGCCAGCCCGCCGCCCGCTCCGGGTCCGCCCCCCGGCGGCGCCGGACCCGTCGACCACCCGGACGGCACCAAGATCCTCGTCCTGGGGATCCTCGGCCTGGTCTGCTGCAGCTTCCTCGGCCCCTTCGCCTGGGTGATGGGCAACCGCGTCATGGCCGAGATCGACGCCTCTCCGGGTCGCTACAGCAACCGCCAGACCGTCAACATCGGGCGCATCCTCGGGATCATCGCCACCGTGCTGCTGGTCATCGGTGTCATCTTCGGCATCATCACGGCCGTGACCGGCGGCTTCTCCGCCGAGGTCAGCACCTGA
- a CDS encoding DUF4190 domain-containing protein: MSSVPPPPPDGAREPFDPTGSSPYPSESSGRSEEPVTGSDDNLGRDATAPESSPASEVSASESSASEPPATESTVPGSTDGGDQSPGSTAAGDATPPPAAPYPGYGSAPTMSPGYATGAQAEHPQGTTVLVLGILGLVCCSLLAPVAWYMGQKTLNEIDASPTTYTNRQTVNIGRILGIIGTVLVIAVAVLYLFIGVLAVGVSSST; encoded by the coding sequence ATGAGCAGCGTCCCGCCGCCCCCGCCCGACGGGGCCCGTGAGCCCTTCGACCCGACCGGGTCGAGCCCCTACCCCTCCGAGAGCTCCGGCCGGAGCGAAGAGCCGGTGACGGGTTCCGACGACAACCTCGGTCGTGACGCGACGGCGCCGGAGAGCTCGCCGGCCTCGGAGGTCTCAGCCTCGGAGTCCTCAGCCTCGGAGCCCCCGGCCACGGAGTCCACGGTCCCTGGATCCACGGACGGAGGCGACCAGTCTCCCGGCAGCACCGCCGCAGGCGACGCCACGCCGCCGCCTGCCGCGCCCTACCCGGGCTACGGCTCGGCGCCGACGATGTCTCCCGGGTACGCGACCGGGGCCCAGGCCGAGCACCCCCAGGGCACCACGGTGCTGGTCCTGGGCATCCTCGGGCTGGTCTGCTGCAGCCTCCTGGCACCGGTCGCCTGGTACATGGGGCAGAAGACCCTCAACGAGATCGACGCCTCGCCGACGACGTACACCAACCGGCAGACGGTGAACATCGGTCGGATCCTCGGCATCATCGGCACCGTCCTGGTGATCGCCGTGGCTGTGCTCTACCTCTTCATCGGCGTCCTGGCCGTGGGTGTCTCCAGCAGCACCTGA
- the rbfA gene encoding 30S ribosome-binding factor RbfA gives MADPARARKIADRIKELIAANLTQVVKDPDLGFVTITDVRVTGDLQHASVFYTVFGDDDQRERSTEVMSAHTKKLRAFVGQRLGIRLTPTLELIPDALPESASHIDDLLRDARARDEELARGAAGARPAGEADPYRAPRDEATDDVDAR, from the coding sequence ATGGCTGACCCGGCCCGGGCCCGCAAGATCGCCGACCGCATCAAGGAGCTCATCGCCGCCAACCTCACCCAGGTGGTCAAGGACCCCGACCTGGGCTTCGTGACCATCACCGACGTGCGGGTCACCGGCGACCTGCAGCACGCCTCGGTCTTCTACACCGTCTTCGGCGACGACGACCAGCGCGAGCGCAGCACCGAGGTGATGAGCGCGCACACCAAGAAGCTGCGGGCCTTCGTCGGGCAGCGCCTCGGCATCCGGCTCACCCCGACGCTGGAGCTCATCCCCGACGCGCTGCCGGAGTCGGCCTCGCACATCGACGACCTGCTGCGCGACGCGCGCGCCCGCGACGAGGAGCTCGCCCGCGGGGCCGCCGGTGCCCGGCCGGCCGGAGAGGCCGACCCCTACCGGGCCCCGCGCGACGAGGCCACCGACGACGTCGACGCCCGGTGA